The DNA window ATTGGTGGGCAATTATTTAAATGGATGAAAGTGTTCCCCGATTGGGTTCAGCAATATGGTTTCCAAACGGTGGTTGGATTTGTGATGTTAATTGTAGCTCTGACACTGGGTCGTCGAATACTTAAAGAGTTATAGTAATTAATGTATCCTGACTGAATATGAAGATGGGCTGGGATCTTATCGATGCAAGATTATGTGTTATCTAATAAAGAAATTGTTCGTCTAAAGCATTATATCGAGCATAAGCACCAGAGCCTTGATCCGAAACTGCGTGTTGCTATTCTATCCGATGCGGTGCATCGGATTATTGAAAGCCGTTTACCATCTTTTTCAGATGAGCTGAAACAACAGGTTCGTCACGAGCTACTCTTGAAGAATAGAGACTCTCTAGTAATTCAGGTGGATGATGTGCTTCAGCATTGTATGTCTTTGGATTTAAGTCAGGAGGAGCTATTATCGTCTTTAGCTGAGTGGATTTGCAGTAAATCGACTTTACCTGTGCAGGAAGAGGCGGTTCGGGATATTCTTCTTAGGTGGTCACAGGATTCCAGCTCTACCGTCTCTCTTCAAGCGTTGGAGAGGGAATGGGATCTACAGGATCGGATTGCTTTGGAGGAAATAGCGGTAACAAGTGAACCCATGATTCATTACGGAAACACAAGTTGGCCTAATCGAAGAATAACGATTGCGGTTGTAAGTTTTTTTGCGGTTCTACTTGCGATCCTGCTGATCAAATATCCAGTAGAACAGGAGTCCTCAGTCCCTGTACCATTAATAGAGCCGATCCAAAGGCCGCAACCCACATTGAAGGAAATACAATCTGTAGGTGGTATACCTTCGGGTTTCAAATATGTTGCTATAGATACAAAGCGCTTAAAGCAATATCTGCTCGAACGTGATTCCATGTTAGCTGAGGAATCGTATTTGTCAGCGATCGTGGAGGCTAGCAAGAAATATGATATCCATCCCCTTCTGTTGTTTGCTATTACGGGACAAGAACAGGGATTTGTTCCCAAAGATCATAAAAAGGCAGAAGAAATCGCCAATAATCCTTTTAACGTGTTTGGTAGCTGGGAGAGCTACAATACGACAATTGATGTGTCAGCTAATATCGCTGCGAAGACCGTAGTCAATGTAATGGGGCGACGCCCAGGTTCGATTCACCCGATCAAATGGTTAAATCTAACCTATGCTGAGGACCCCAATTGGTGGGAGGGTGTTACCTGGTTTTTTGATGATATGAAACAGAAGATTGAGGATGAATCTTTCGAGTGGCCTTGATTCTCCCATTTGAAATTATTGAGTTAGAAGGATATACTTCTTGAGGTATATATTTATTCAGCTAGGGGGGATGAAGATGCAACTCATCAGTCAATCGGAAGTGCAACGTAGAATCGACTTATTTAAAGATCAGGACTTATATATCCATCTTGAAATGACAACGGGAGCATACGCCGCCCATAGAGATAGCTCCAAACATCCGGCAGCAACTTTTATTACTAACTCAACGGTTAAGTATTCCCACGGTTCCATTTCTGGAAACGAAGGACCATACCGGGTTGGCTTAAAAATGCAGCATGGTTGGATATATTCGGAAGGGCTAACTCATTATGAAGAGAGTGAGACGGATCGATTGATCTTGGCAGGACATGACAGTCAGGGTAAACTCGTCGTTTCCTTGCAACTTAGTCGGGAGCCTTTTTAATGGAACAGGAGATGATGAATACAATGGAACAACAAATTCTTGTTGTGCTTCCGCACCCAGATGATGAGGCTTTTGGTGCTTCAGGAACACTAGCCAAACATGTGCAGAACGGAGCTAAGGTTACTTATGCTTGCTTGACTTTGGGTGAAATGGGCCGAAACATGGGCGTTCCACCTTTTGCTAATCGGGTAACACTTCCACAAATACGCAAGAAGGAACTGGAGGAGGCTTGCCAAGCTATTGGAATCCAGGATTTGCGATTACTTGGTTATCACGATAAGACGATTGAATTCGAGGACCAGGATCAATTGGATGCTGTGATTGATGGGCTATTGAAAGAGCTTCAACCTTCACTTGTGATTACGTTCTACCCAGGTTACAGTGTGCATCCTGATCATGACGCTACTGGGGCCGCTGTGATTCGAACCATCGGAAGATTACCAAGCGAACAAAGACCTGTAGTCCACTGTATGGCATTTTCCAATAATCATGAGCAATTCATTGGAAAACCGGATGTCGTAATGGATACTAAAGACTTCTTGCATACAAAGCTAGCATCGATTCGGGCGCATCGTTCCCAATTCCAAGCACCGGAACTACTAGGTAACAAGAAGGACGTAGAAAAAGAGCTCCAAAAGCAATTTGGAACGGAACGATTC is part of the Paenibacillus segetis genome and encodes:
- a CDS encoding YojF family protein; the encoded protein is MQLISQSEVQRRIDLFKDQDLYIHLEMTTGAYAAHRDSSKHPAATFITNSTVKYSHGSISGNEGPYRVGLKMQHGWIYSEGLTHYEESETDRLILAGHDSQGKLVVSLQLSREPF
- a CDS encoding glucosaminidase domain-containing protein, producing MQDYVLSNKEIVRLKHYIEHKHQSLDPKLRVAILSDAVHRIIESRLPSFSDELKQQVRHELLLKNRDSLVIQVDDVLQHCMSLDLSQEELLSSLAEWICSKSTLPVQEEAVRDILLRWSQDSSSTVSLQALEREWDLQDRIALEEIAVTSEPMIHYGNTSWPNRRITIAVVSFFAVLLAILLIKYPVEQESSVPVPLIEPIQRPQPTLKEIQSVGGIPSGFKYVAIDTKRLKQYLLERDSMLAEESYLSAIVEASKKYDIHPLLLFAITGQEQGFVPKDHKKAEEIANNPFNVFGSWESYNTTIDVSANIAAKTVVNVMGRRPGSIHPIKWLNLTYAEDPNWWEGVTWFFDDMKQKIEDESFEWP
- the bshB2 gene encoding bacillithiol biosynthesis deacetylase BshB2 produces the protein MEQQILVVLPHPDDEAFGASGTLAKHVQNGAKVTYACLTLGEMGRNMGVPPFANRVTLPQIRKKELEEACQAIGIQDLRLLGYHDKTIEFEDQDQLDAVIDGLLKELQPSLVITFYPGYSVHPDHDATGAAVIRTIGRLPSEQRPVVHCMAFSNNHEQFIGKPDVVMDTKDFLHTKLASIRAHRSQFQAPELLGNKKDVEKELQKQFGTERFWTYRFE